From Amycolatopsis sp. YIM 10, the proteins below share one genomic window:
- a CDS encoding beta-ketoacyl synthase: MGNGAPAGRSGRVVVTGIGVISGIGIGREAFLDGLLAGRGSAAPVTAFDVTGFEYGKVCEVPAFAFDEERPHYGRATQMVAAAALMAVEDAGMAPARLRASRGLVAVGTTEGEARDVDEMTTTEVNKGLADVDPVLARRARLGRMPVSVADDLGLDDVELVTLPDVCAAGNYAIGYGLDALRAGEVSYALVGGADSPCRKSFAAFYRLGALARDECRPFAADRTGVVLGEGAAMLLLEPLETALARGAVIHAEVLDYHFNCDAGHPTRPSGERVAECLRGALDNAGVSPAEVDLLIAHGTATKANDPMEAAAFTEVFGELPVPPVSAIKSMIGHTMGGAAAHSSIAAILGLEHGFLPPTINHTTTDPECPVDCVPNEARRAEPKIALVNSLGFGGLNAAVVLKRFDRQAERSAS; the protein is encoded by the coding sequence ATGGGCAACGGGGCACCGGCGGGCCGGTCGGGCCGGGTGGTGGTGACCGGGATCGGCGTGATCTCGGGCATCGGCATCGGGCGCGAGGCCTTCCTGGACGGACTGCTGGCCGGGCGGGGCAGTGCCGCGCCGGTCACCGCATTCGACGTGACCGGGTTCGAGTACGGCAAGGTCTGCGAGGTGCCCGCGTTCGCCTTCGACGAGGAGCGGCCGCACTACGGCCGGGCGACGCAGATGGTCGCCGCCGCCGCGCTGATGGCGGTGGAGGACGCCGGGATGGCGCCCGCCCGCCTGCGGGCCTCGCGCGGCCTGGTCGCGGTCGGCACCACCGAGGGCGAAGCCCGCGACGTGGACGAGATGACCACCACCGAGGTGAACAAGGGACTCGCCGACGTCGACCCGGTGCTGGCCCGCCGGGCCCGCCTGGGCCGCATGCCGGTTTCGGTGGCCGACGACCTCGGCCTCGACGACGTGGAGCTGGTGACCCTGCCCGACGTCTGCGCGGCGGGCAACTACGCGATCGGTTACGGCCTGGATGCCCTGCGCGCCGGTGAGGTCTCCTACGCGCTGGTCGGCGGCGCGGATTCGCCGTGCCGCAAGTCTTTCGCCGCCTTCTACCGGCTGGGCGCGCTGGCCCGCGACGAGTGCCGCCCGTTCGCCGCGGACCGCACCGGCGTGGTGCTGGGCGAGGGCGCGGCGATGCTGCTGCTGGAACCGCTGGAGACCGCACTCGCGCGTGGTGCGGTCATCCACGCCGAGGTGCTGGACTACCACTTCAACTGCGACGCCGGGCACCCCACGCGGCCGTCGGGGGAGCGGGTGGCCGAATGCCTGCGGGGTGCGCTGGACAACGCGGGCGTCAGCCCGGCCGAGGTCGACCTGCTGATCGCGCACGGGACCGCCACCAAGGCCAACGACCCGATGGAGGCCGCCGCGTTCACCGAGGTGTTCGGGGAGCTGCCGGTGCCGCCGGTGTCGGCGATCAAGTCGATGATCGGGCACACCATGGGCGGGGCCGCCGCGCACTCCAGCATCGCTGCGATCCTGGGGCTGGAGCACGGTTTCCTGCCGCCGACGATCAACCACACCACCACCGATCCCGAGTGCCCGGTGGACTGCGTGCCGAACGAAGCGCGCCGGGCGGAACCGAAGATCGCGCTGGTCAACTCGCTCGGGTTCGGCGGGCTCAACGCGGCGGTGGTGCTCAAGCGCTTCGACCGCCAGGCGGAAAGGAGCGCGTCGTGA
- a CDS encoding LLM class flavin-dependent oxidoreductase — translation MRYSINIPNFGDFADARTVARAAKAAEDAGWDALFVWDHVVHDKTERRGQPFGDPWMLLTAAALATSRLRLGTLVTPVARRRPEQLARQVATLDGLSGGRVIFSAGVGGPIGDEFGSFGDVVDPKVLAGRLDEGLGLLGRYWSGERVDHDGAHYRVRDVELLPATVQQPRPPVWIAGVWPNRRPMRRAAAWDGVVPLFKTASHGHPPAVDELRDVVTYVREHRTQPGPFEVVVGGVSPGDPAESRDLIAPLAEAGATWWDERQLQESDDLHRLDPILRRIEAGPPGYRARS, via the coding sequence GTGCGCTACTCGATCAACATCCCGAACTTCGGCGACTTCGCCGACGCCAGGACGGTCGCCAGGGCGGCCAAGGCCGCCGAGGACGCGGGGTGGGACGCCCTGTTCGTCTGGGACCACGTCGTCCACGACAAGACCGAGCGGCGCGGCCAGCCGTTCGGCGACCCGTGGATGCTGCTGACCGCCGCCGCGCTGGCCACCTCCCGGCTCCGGCTCGGCACGCTGGTCACCCCGGTGGCGCGGCGCCGTCCCGAGCAGCTCGCCCGCCAGGTGGCCACGCTCGACGGACTCAGCGGCGGCCGGGTGATCTTCAGCGCCGGGGTCGGTGGCCCGATCGGTGACGAGTTCGGCAGCTTCGGTGACGTGGTGGATCCGAAGGTGCTCGCCGGACGCCTCGACGAAGGCCTCGGCCTGCTCGGCCGCTACTGGTCGGGCGAACGGGTGGACCACGACGGAGCCCACTACCGGGTGCGCGACGTCGAACTGCTGCCCGCGACGGTCCAGCAGCCGCGCCCGCCGGTGTGGATCGCCGGGGTCTGGCCGAACCGCAGGCCGATGCGCCGCGCGGCGGCCTGGGACGGGGTGGTCCCGCTGTTCAAGACCGCGTCGCACGGGCATCCGCCCGCCGTGGACGAGCTGCGCGACGTGGTGACCTACGTCCGGGAGCACCGCACCCAGCCCGGCCCGTTCGAAGTGGTGGTCGGCGGGGTCAGCCCGGGTGACCCCGCCGAGTCTCGTGACCTCATCGCCCCGCTCGCCGAAGCCGGCGCCACCTGGTGGGACGAACGGCAGCTCCAGGAGAGCGACGACCTGCACCGCCTCGACCCCATCCTGCGGCGGATCGAGGCGGGGCCGCCCGGTTACCGCGCTCGTTCGTAG
- a CDS encoding MFS transporter — protein sequence MDSHRTRPSAPHGTVVEDERTIRRATTAATLGNVAEWYDFGIYSYLAAIALDRVFFPEAGDWATVFTLGTFAAAFLVRPLGGFVLGPLGDRIGRTRVLAATVLLMAVATVLLGLVPGYGTIGIAAPLLVLFIRMLQGFSAGGEYTGALTLVAEYAPDRRRGFFGSWLEFGTLVGYTLGAGVCAVLIAVLPEDDLLSWGWRIPFMLALPVGVVGIYLRIRLEETPAFRQLMERSPAMVTMSLRRACHILVTRYRSAALIAGGLVIAWNVTNYVLTNYVPTYLTGTLPGHGHHGTSETVSTTLQVGVMLAMLCVVVFLGGLSDRIGRKPILATGSLALVLLGLPSVWLLQSGPWGQVAGLLIMGFTLVCFAAVTPSTLPALFPTFIRYGSLAIIFNIFVSAFAGTAPTVIGVAVTATGNLDWPGYYLIGAGVIGLLSTVFLKEPAGEPLAGAAPLTSSADLPSPELSETGVPLENPPTGR from the coding sequence ATGGATTCGCACCGGACGAGGCCTTCCGCGCCCCACGGGACCGTGGTCGAGGACGAACGCACGATCCGCCGCGCGACCACCGCGGCCACCCTCGGAAATGTCGCCGAATGGTACGACTTCGGCATTTATTCCTATTTGGCCGCCATCGCGCTCGACCGGGTTTTCTTTCCGGAAGCGGGTGATTGGGCCACCGTGTTCACCCTCGGGACCTTCGCCGCCGCGTTCCTCGTCCGCCCGCTCGGCGGGTTCGTCCTCGGGCCGCTCGGCGACCGGATCGGCCGCACCAGGGTGCTGGCCGCGACGGTGCTGCTGATGGCGGTGGCCACCGTGCTGCTGGGACTGGTGCCCGGTTACGGCACGATCGGCATCGCGGCCCCGCTGCTCGTGCTGTTCATCAGAATGCTGCAGGGTTTCTCGGCCGGTGGTGAGTACACCGGCGCGCTGACCCTGGTGGCCGAATACGCCCCGGACCGCAGGCGCGGTTTCTTCGGCAGCTGGCTCGAATTCGGCACGCTCGTCGGTTACACGCTCGGCGCCGGGGTCTGCGCCGTCCTGATCGCCGTGCTGCCCGAGGACGACCTGCTGTCGTGGGGCTGGCGGATCCCGTTCATGCTGGCGCTCCCGGTCGGCGTGGTCGGCATCTACCTGCGCATCCGACTGGAGGAGACCCCGGCGTTCCGGCAGCTGATGGAGCGGTCACCGGCGATGGTCACCATGTCGCTGCGCCGCGCCTGCCACATCCTGGTGACCCGGTACCGCTCGGCCGCGCTGATCGCGGGCGGGCTGGTGATCGCCTGGAACGTGACCAACTACGTGCTGACCAACTACGTGCCCACCTATCTCACCGGCACCCTGCCCGGGCACGGTCACCACGGCACCAGCGAGACGGTGTCGACCACGCTCCAGGTCGGGGTGATGCTGGCGATGTTGTGCGTGGTGGTGTTCCTGGGCGGGCTCAGCGACCGGATCGGGCGCAAGCCGATCCTGGCCACCGGCAGCCTGGCGCTGGTGCTGCTCGGCCTGCCGTCGGTGTGGCTGCTGCAGAGCGGGCCGTGGGGGCAGGTGGCCGGGCTGCTGATCATGGGCTTCACGCTGGTGTGCTTCGCCGCGGTGACCCCGTCGACGCTGCCCGCGCTGTTCCCCACGTTCATCCGGTACGGCAGCCTCGCCATCATCTTCAACATCTTCGTCTCGGCCTTCGCCGGTACCGCGCCGACCGTGATCGGCGTGGCCGTGACGGCCACCGGCAATCTCGACTGGCCCGGCTACTACCTGATCGGCGCCGGGGTGATCGGCCTGCTCAGCACGGTGTTCCTGAAGGAACCGGCCGGGGAGCCACTGGCCGGTGCGGCCCCGCTCACCTCCAGCGCCGACCTGCCGTCACCGGAACTGTCGGAAACCGGTGTGCCACTGGAGAATCCGCCCACCGGCCGCTAG
- a CDS encoding DUF1540 domain-containing protein, with product MTTTEMPAVRECTVTGCSYNHDGCHAYAITVGGSNGAADCDTFVSLNTKGGLDKVVAQVGACSRADCVHNSGLECTASGVRVGPGTGDHAANCLTYTT from the coding sequence ATGACCACCACCGAAATGCCCGCCGTGCGCGAGTGCACGGTCACCGGGTGCTCCTACAACCACGACGGCTGCCACGCGTACGCCATCACCGTCGGGGGCAGCAACGGCGCCGCCGACTGCGACACCTTCGTCTCGCTGAACACCAAGGGCGGCTTGGACAAGGTCGTCGCCCAGGTCGGCGCGTGCTCGCGCGCCGACTGCGTGCACAACTCCGGGCTGGAGTGCACCGCCTCCGGCGTGCGGGTCGGCCCCGGCACGGGCGACCACGCGGCGAACTGCCTGACCTACACCACCTGA
- a CDS encoding MerR family transcriptional regulator — protein MVQPFPRGKVKGTMVRVITIGQLARYVGVSTKTIRVYHDKGLLREPDRDASGYRRYDASHAIELIKIRTLAESGVPLARIRELRDAPEEEFQLALRQIDTDLTARIRGLRATQERLRELADGRLLAIPAEVRTHLHQLPRLGFSERWVALQADLWILVYATHPDTAPALFHDQAQILADPVQRELFLDYDHAHDLDPHDPRIDQLARRAVRATRARYGNGDLPGQDPASAIPSLIQSAINASSPAWARIDTLIREQLGLEAPR, from the coding sequence ATGGTGCAACCTTTCCCCAGGGGCAAGGTCAAGGGGACAATGGTCCGGGTGATCACCATCGGCCAGCTCGCCCGGTACGTCGGGGTGTCGACCAAAACCATCCGCGTCTACCACGACAAGGGCCTGCTGCGCGAACCCGACCGCGACGCCTCGGGTTACCGGCGGTACGACGCGAGCCACGCGATCGAATTGATCAAGATCCGCACCCTGGCCGAGTCCGGGGTGCCGCTGGCCCGCATCCGGGAACTCCGCGACGCGCCGGAAGAGGAGTTCCAGCTGGCGCTGCGGCAGATCGACACGGACCTCACGGCGCGCATCCGCGGGCTGCGGGCCACCCAGGAACGCCTGCGGGAACTGGCCGACGGCCGGCTGCTGGCCATTCCGGCCGAGGTCAGGACCCATCTGCACCAGCTGCCCCGCCTCGGGTTCAGCGAACGGTGGGTCGCGCTGCAGGCCGATCTGTGGATCCTCGTCTACGCCACGCACCCGGACACCGCGCCCGCGCTGTTCCACGACCAGGCCCAGATCCTGGCCGACCCGGTGCAACGCGAGCTGTTCCTCGACTACGACCACGCGCACGACCTCGACCCGCACGACCCCCGCATCGACCAGCTCGCCCGCCGGGCCGTCCGAGCCACCCGCGCGCGTTACGGGAACGGGGACCTGCCCGGCCAGGACCCCGCCTCGGCGATCCCGTCGCTGATCCAGTCCGCCATCAACGCCTCCTCTCCCGCCTGGGCCCGGATCGACACCCTGATCCGTGAGCAACTGGGACTCGAAGCACCACGGTGA
- the fabG gene encoding 3-oxoacyl-ACP reductase FabG, producing MTAGVALVSGGARGIGRACVRQLAQDGYDVSFCYRADERAATELEKELGEEGTRVLAMRADVTDGAAVREWVSRTERELGPVTTAVTAAGITADTPLATMPDDKWTSVLRTNLDGVFTVCRAVAYPMMKRRAGSITTLSSVTGVYGNAGQTNYAASKAGIIGFTKSLAREVGRFGVRANVVAPGLIDTDMTDAMPEKARTNLIDSIALRRAGSPEEVAELVGFLSSEQAGYITGSVLEIHGGYGG from the coding sequence ATGACCGCAGGGGTGGCTCTGGTCAGCGGCGGCGCCAGGGGGATCGGCCGGGCGTGCGTGCGGCAGCTGGCGCAGGACGGCTACGACGTGAGTTTCTGCTACCGCGCCGACGAGCGCGCGGCCACGGAACTGGAGAAGGAGCTGGGCGAGGAAGGCACCCGGGTGCTGGCGATGCGCGCCGACGTCACCGACGGCGCCGCCGTGCGCGAGTGGGTCTCGCGCACCGAACGGGAACTCGGCCCGGTCACCACCGCGGTCACCGCGGCGGGCATCACCGCGGACACCCCGCTGGCCACCATGCCCGACGACAAGTGGACCAGCGTGCTGCGCACCAATCTGGACGGGGTGTTCACCGTCTGCCGCGCGGTGGCCTACCCGATGATGAAGCGGCGGGCCGGCTCGATCACCACGCTGTCCTCGGTCACCGGGGTCTATGGCAACGCCGGGCAGACCAACTACGCCGCGTCCAAGGCCGGGATCATCGGCTTCACCAAGTCGCTGGCCAGGGAGGTCGGCCGGTTCGGCGTGCGCGCGAACGTGGTGGCACCCGGCCTGATCGACACCGACATGACCGACGCCATGCCGGAGAAGGCCCGCACCAACCTGATCGACTCGATCGCGCTGCGCCGGGCTGGCAGCCCGGAGGAGGTCGCCGAGCTGGTCGGTTTCCTCAGCTCCGAGCAGGCCGGGTACATCACCGGCTCGGTGCTGGAAATCCACGGCGGCTACGGCGGCTGA
- a CDS encoding beta-ketoacyl synthase N-terminal-like domain-containing protein: MSAGFPVITGWSVVSPFGQGNDAFADGVRTGRNPSAPPGDEWAVPDPGACLVPDYDPKELVGGKVGRSTDRATVFALATVGRLAGTGAGERTGLVLGTTAGSLRSTMTITRDSLLSRKPHQVDTKVLPAAVMNYAAAQCAIRYGLTGPNTTIAGGPGAGLFALAYAQRLLAAGRAVRVLAGAVEEYSAERAWLNHHNGGGVLGEGGVVFSVESDESDESTVDGLAEVLALHSRVVLDGDEPEALRATASALLTRAGVTPDEIWAAVPATGSEAERTVTAGLFGEHALDRVPGTGVLGDTGAATAAFAVASALCAPGPAGRLVVVLSGDPAGSAAGILLRLKGSS; this comes from the coding sequence ATGAGCGCGGGCTTCCCGGTGATCACCGGCTGGTCGGTGGTGTCGCCGTTCGGGCAGGGCAACGACGCCTTCGCCGACGGGGTGCGCACCGGCCGGAACCCCTCGGCACCGCCGGGCGACGAGTGGGCGGTGCCGGATCCCGGTGCCTGCCTGGTGCCGGACTACGACCCGAAGGAACTGGTCGGCGGCAAGGTCGGCCGTTCGACCGACCGGGCCACGGTGTTCGCGCTGGCCACCGTCGGACGGCTGGCGGGCACCGGGGCGGGCGAGCGCACCGGTCTGGTGCTCGGCACCACCGCGGGCAGCCTGCGCTCCACGATGACCATCACCCGTGATTCGCTGCTCAGCCGGAAACCGCACCAGGTGGACACCAAGGTGCTGCCCGCCGCGGTGATGAACTACGCGGCCGCCCAGTGCGCCATCCGCTACGGCCTGACCGGGCCGAACACCACCATCGCCGGTGGCCCCGGCGCGGGCCTGTTCGCGCTGGCCTACGCGCAGCGGCTGCTCGCCGCGGGCCGGGCCGTGCGCGTGCTCGCCGGTGCGGTGGAGGAGTACTCGGCCGAACGCGCGTGGCTCAACCACCACAACGGTGGCGGGGTGCTCGGCGAGGGCGGGGTGGTCTTCTCCGTCGAGTCCGACGAGTCCGACGAGTCCACTGTAGATGGACTGGCCGAGGTGCTCGCGCTGCACAGCCGGGTGGTGTTGGACGGCGACGAGCCGGAAGCGCTGCGTGCCACCGCTTCGGCGCTGCTGACGCGGGCGGGGGTGACCCCGGACGAGATCTGGGCGGCCGTTCCGGCCACCGGATCCGAAGCCGAGCGCACGGTGACCGCGGGGTTGTTCGGCGAGCACGCGCTCGACCGTGTGCCCGGCACCGGCGTGCTCGGTGACACCGGCGCGGCGACCGCGGCCTTCGCGGTGGCGTCGGCGCTCTGCGCGCCCGGCCCGGCCGGGCGTCTTGTGGTCGTGCTGTCCGGTGATCCGGCCGGCAGCGCGGCGGGAATCCTGTTGCGACTGAAAGGAAGTTCATGA
- the sbnB gene encoding 2,3-diaminopropionate biosynthesis protein SbnB produces MPNVPSFAVISGAQVLDALHGQEKHVIDLVEAAYRTHAAGHTVNPPSYFLRFPDRPSSRIIALPASIGDDVNVDGMKWISSFPGNVENGLPRASAVLILNDHDTGYPFACLESSVISATRTAASAALAADRLSRDRGRPKRVGFIGVGLIARYLHTYLASLGWTFEETGVFDLSAEHAAGFVAGVDGRAEVHDSAESLIRNSDLVVFATVAGTPHVHDPDWFSHNPLVLHVSLRDLSPEIILNSVNIVDDVEHCLKADTSPHLAEQATGNREFLDGTLDDVLTGALTVPADRPVVFSPFGLGVLDLAVGKFVYDTVTATGELTEIPDFFAELKRYERAR; encoded by the coding sequence GTGCCCAACGTCCCGTCCTTCGCCGTCATTTCCGGCGCGCAGGTGCTCGACGCACTGCACGGCCAGGAAAAGCACGTCATCGACCTGGTCGAGGCGGCCTACCGCACGCACGCGGCCGGGCACACGGTCAACCCGCCGTCGTACTTCCTGCGCTTCCCCGACCGGCCGTCCTCGCGGATCATCGCGCTGCCCGCCTCGATCGGCGACGACGTGAACGTGGACGGCATGAAGTGGATCTCCAGCTTCCCCGGCAACGTGGAGAACGGGCTGCCGCGGGCGTCGGCGGTGCTCATCCTCAACGACCACGACACCGGATATCCGTTCGCCTGCCTGGAAAGCTCGGTGATCAGCGCGACCCGCACGGCGGCGTCGGCGGCACTGGCCGCGGACCGGCTCAGCCGCGACCGCGGCCGCCCGAAGCGCGTCGGCTTCATCGGCGTCGGCCTGATCGCCCGGTACCTGCACACCTATCTCGCGTCGCTGGGCTGGACCTTCGAGGAGACCGGCGTGTTCGACCTGTCCGCCGAGCACGCGGCCGGGTTCGTCGCCGGGGTGGACGGCCGGGCGGAGGTGCACGACAGCGCGGAGTCGCTGATCCGGAACTCCGACCTGGTCGTGTTCGCCACCGTCGCGGGCACCCCGCACGTGCACGACCCGGACTGGTTCTCGCACAACCCGCTGGTGCTGCACGTCTCGCTGCGCGACCTGTCGCCGGAGATCATCCTGAACTCGGTGAACATCGTCGACGACGTGGAGCACTGCCTCAAGGCGGACACCTCGCCCCACCTGGCCGAGCAGGCGACCGGCAACCGCGAGTTCCTCGACGGCACGCTCGACGATGTGCTGACCGGCGCGCTCACCGTGCCCGCCGACCGGCCGGTGGTGTTCTCGCCGTTCGGCCTCGGGGTGCTCGACCTCGCGGTCGGCAAGTTCGTCTACGACACCGTCACCGCGACCGGCGAACTCACCGAGATCCCGGACTTCTTCGCCGAGCTGAAGCGCTACGAACGAGCGCGGTAA
- a CDS encoding beta-ketoacyl synthase N-terminal-like domain-containing protein: MIISAMSVISPYGLGERAFGDGVRAGRSALSGVDSEQDVPYTEAGVVDGAAVSELLISDCEINTRAQRGLGRPGGLAVGALALLLREHALAEYGPAERALVLGGDLTTTDRAMDLMYDSLTEALPYHVNGRQLPSTAMNFPTTQCAVKFGFQGPNSTITSGRVTGLSVLNYARRLHRAGRAPMVVAGAVEDLNQRRSWITWHGLGGQEARPLGEGSCLFLTESAESAAGHGRTPIAEVLALEFGTALDPADTKAALTTRIRRAMVSAGLAPGGIDTAVLSGVDGDVEHAAVAGVLGENARVLFPARLIGDTAGASAAFQVATAVSDPSTEFALITAVDPDGQVGCGVLRVFSGLSTPEQGA; encoded by the coding sequence GTGATCATCTCGGCGATGTCGGTGATCTCGCCATACGGCCTCGGGGAGCGTGCTTTCGGCGACGGCGTCAGGGCAGGCCGGTCCGCACTGTCCGGAGTGGACTCAGAGCAGGACGTGCCCTACACCGAAGCCGGTGTGGTCGACGGGGCCGCGGTGAGCGAACTGCTGATCTCCGACTGTGAGATCAACACGCGGGCGCAGCGCGGGCTCGGGCGGCCCGGCGGGCTCGCGGTCGGCGCGCTCGCCCTGCTGCTGCGCGAGCACGCGCTCGCCGAATACGGGCCCGCCGAACGCGCGCTGGTGCTCGGCGGTGACCTGACCACCACCGACCGCGCGATGGACCTGATGTACGACTCGCTCACCGAGGCGTTGCCCTACCACGTCAACGGCAGGCAGCTGCCGAGCACCGCGATGAACTTCCCGACCACGCAGTGCGCGGTCAAGTTCGGCTTCCAGGGCCCGAACTCGACGATCACCTCCGGGCGGGTCACCGGGCTCTCGGTGCTGAACTACGCCCGCCGCCTGCACCGCGCGGGCCGGGCGCCGATGGTGGTGGCCGGTGCGGTGGAGGACCTCAACCAGCGCCGGTCGTGGATCACCTGGCACGGCCTCGGCGGCCAGGAAGCGCGTCCCCTCGGGGAAGGAAGCTGCCTGTTCCTCACCGAAAGCGCTGAGTCGGCGGCCGGGCACGGCCGCACCCCGATCGCCGAGGTGCTGGCGCTCGAGTTCGGCACCGCGCTCGACCCCGCCGACACCAAGGCCGCGCTGACCACCCGCATCCGGCGGGCCATGGTGAGCGCCGGACTGGCTCCCGGCGGGATCGACACCGCCGTTCTGTCCGGAGTGGACGGTGACGTCGAGCACGCGGCGGTGGCCGGGGTTCTCGGCGAGAACGCGCGCGTGCTCTTCCCGGCCAGGCTGATCGGCGACACCGCGGGCGCGTCGGCCGCCTTCCAGGTGGCCACCGCGGTGTCCGACCCGTCGACCGAATTCGCCCTGATCACCGCGGTGGATCCTGACGGCCAGGTCGGCTGCGGCGTACTGCGTGTGTTCTCCGGCCTGTCCACCCCCGAGCAAGGAGCCTGA
- a CDS encoding LamG-like jellyroll fold domain-containing protein, producing MPDPAPRHLARRSLLRAAVGAPAAVAASSALWPGFSAQAAEPAGPVDPKDPRFTLAVLPDTQYLFDQGGSDPEPVRETLVHLLRRRREDNIVFLAHLGDVTEHGTETEMRAADEVFRTIDGRLPYSVLAGNHDVPGNSDDQRGATPYLRTFGPDRFRRMPTYGGSSPDGYHSFHLLTGGGRQWLLLALDWRISDRGIAWAQGVLDQHPELPSILTTHEIAASDDEGHASLTGYGDRLWNRLIRGNDQIFLTLNGHYWPCGRTTLTNDAGNPVHVHLTNYQDRYYGGAGMLRYYRFDLARGVIDVETLSPWALARRPEDRTLLQAEHVELSGDVERFTVEIDFERRFAAFAPPVVPPPRPPAAVLVPGTVAYWRFDAAGSTPGPDGTPVAPGTLARDLTGQGNDLRAELLHGSAPEVLTWSAEHHTGQPAHASLRFDGGKGPDRGAVLRTGPGAPINGMALLDGYTIETFIKLPDPFVGDHAFMGILSWEGRAGDAGKTSGWSPEEPTCSLNLSGERFLQFVVYPKHTDADPTSWSHALPTGRWTHVAVVNDARRTIVYVDGSPIARNPAEDSRGIATLGKPFVIGATQFALEYGHGFYGWVGDTRVVARALRPEQFLRA from the coding sequence GTGCCCGACCCCGCCCCGCGCCATCTCGCCCGCCGTTCCCTGCTGCGGGCCGCGGTCGGCGCACCCGCCGCCGTGGCCGCTTCTTCGGCGCTGTGGCCCGGTTTTTCCGCGCAGGCGGCGGAACCGGCGGGCCCGGTCGACCCCAAGGACCCCCGGTTCACCCTCGCCGTGCTGCCGGACACGCAGTACCTGTTCGACCAGGGCGGCTCCGACCCGGAGCCGGTGCGCGAAACGCTGGTGCACCTGCTGCGCCGCCGCCGTGAGGACAACATCGTGTTCCTGGCGCACCTCGGCGACGTCACCGAGCACGGCACCGAGACCGAGATGCGCGCCGCCGACGAGGTCTTCCGCACGATCGACGGCAGGCTGCCCTACAGCGTGCTCGCCGGGAACCACGACGTGCCCGGCAACAGCGACGACCAGCGCGGCGCCACCCCGTACCTGCGCACGTTCGGGCCGGACCGGTTCCGGCGGATGCCCACCTACGGCGGCTCGTCCCCGGACGGTTACCACAGCTTCCACCTGCTCACCGGAGGCGGCAGGCAGTGGCTGCTGCTCGCACTCGACTGGCGCATCTCCGACCGCGGCATCGCCTGGGCGCAGGGTGTGCTGGACCAGCACCCCGAACTGCCCTCGATCCTCACCACGCACGAGATCGCCGCGTCGGACGACGAGGGGCACGCGTCCCTGACCGGCTACGGCGACCGGCTGTGGAACCGGCTGATCCGCGGCAACGACCAGATCTTCCTCACGCTCAACGGCCACTACTGGCCCTGCGGGCGCACCACGCTGACCAACGACGCTGGCAATCCGGTCCACGTGCACCTGACCAACTACCAGGACCGCTACTACGGCGGCGCCGGAATGCTGCGGTACTACCGGTTCGACCTGGCGCGCGGGGTCATCGACGTGGAGACCCTCTCACCGTGGGCGCTCGCGCGGCGGCCGGAGGACCGCACGCTGTTGCAGGCCGAGCACGTGGAACTGTCCGGCGACGTCGAGCGGTTCACCGTGGAGATCGACTTCGAGCGGCGGTTCGCCGCGTTCGCGCCGCCGGTGGTGCCGCCGCCGCGCCCGCCCGCCGCGGTACTGGTGCCGGGCACGGTGGCCTACTGGCGGTTCGACGCGGCAGGCAGCACCCCGGGACCGGACGGCACGCCGGTGGCGCCCGGCACCCTCGCCCGCGACCTGACCGGCCAGGGCAACGACCTGCGCGCGGAACTCCTGCACGGCAGCGCGCCCGAGGTGCTCACCTGGTCGGCCGAGCACCACACCGGCCAGCCCGCGCACGCCAGCCTCCGGTTCGACGGCGGCAAGGGCCCGGATCGCGGTGCGGTGCTGCGAACCGGGCCGGGCGCGCCGATCAACGGCATGGCCCTCCTCGACGGCTACACCATCGAGACGTTCATCAAACTGCCCGACCCGTTCGTCGGCGACCACGCCTTCATGGGCATCCTCAGCTGGGAGGGCCGGGCCGGTGACGCGGGCAAGACCAGCGGCTGGTCCCCGGAGGAACCGACGTGCAGCCTGAACCTCTCCGGCGAGCGGTTCCTCCAGTTCGTGGTCTACCCGAAGCACACCGACGCCGACCCGACCTCGTGGAGCCACGCCCTGCCCACCGGCCGCTGGACCCACGTCGCCGTGGTCAACGACGCCCGCCGCACGATCGTCTACGTCGACGGTTCACCGATCGCGCGCAACCCGGCGGAGGACTCACGCGGTATCGCCACCCTCGGCAAGCCGTTTGTCATCGGCGCCACGCAGTTCGCCCTGGAGTACGGGCACGGTTTCTACGGCTGGGTGGGCGACACCCGCGTGGTGGCCAGGGCGTTGCGGCCGGAGCAGTTCCTCCGCGCCTGA